The sequence below is a genomic window from Haloferax mediterranei ATCC 33500.
CACTTTCCCAAATCTCTCCATAGTCAGTCTATCCTGTCGACAATCGTCTCGACGGTTTCCCAGTTGGCGCGGCATCGCTGCGACGGGAGGTAGACCGCGCCGTAATCGTCGCCGCTGCGCTGGACGACGTCGTTGTCCATCAGTACATCGAGGTGGTGTCTGATGGTCTTGTAGTCGAGGTCGAGCGTCTCGGCCAGTTGGTTCGCGTTGCGTGGCTGTTCCTCCACGGTCTTGAGAATACGCACACGGTTTTCACCCCCGCGAGTTCCCGTGAGTACGTACCAGAGGACAGCCTCCATCGTATGCGGTGACACGTCGGGAGAACCTAAGACCATCGACCGGCAGACTGCGGGGCGGTCGAGAAGGGAAGAACCCGACTCATCGGCCGAGATGTCAGGAGCGAATTCTACTCGTCGGCCGAGATATCGTGCGAAGTTGCAGAAGCGTCTTCTTCGTCCGCCGCCTCCTCCGCCAGTCGCTCGGAGACCGCCGACAGCGCCTCCAGTTCGACCGACTCGGGGACGAGTTCGAGCGCCGACGCGGGCCAGTCGTTGTGGGCGAGCGTGAACGTCGCATCGGGGTTCTCCTCGACCAATCGGGACACACCGGTCGCGGCCTGTTCGTAGGCGTCGCGGTCGAGTCGCTCCGGCACTTCGGCGGTGAGCGGGTACGTCTCCGAGAGTGCACGCGGGAAGGGGCCGAACGGCGGGACGACCCGCCACGTCGCGTCGAACTCGTCGCCGGAAGGCGTGCCGCCTTCAGTGAGGAGAACGTGACCCTCGGCGGTCAGGCGGTCCATTCGGTCGTGGTGGCGCACAACCTCGGGCCGGTGAGCGCTCTCGTTGGAGACGTAGAAGAACGCGCCCTTCGAGGCGGGGTCCTCGCGTTCGAGCAGGTCGGCGTGGTCGAGTAGAGCGCGGTAGCCATCGAGCATCGCGGGGTGCGAACGGGCGCGCTCCTCGACGAGTTCCATCAGGTCGCCGTCGCGGATGGCCTGTTTGATGCGGCGGAGTTCCGCGAACGTGACGTGGAGGTTGTGCTCGGCGAGCAGTTGTTCCTGTTTTTCCGACCCCTTCGCCCGGAGGTCGTCCGGCGAGTATTCGGTACAGATGGGACAGGTACACGGGAGATAGTCGAGGTCTTCGAGGTGTTCGGTCCCGCGAACCGTCAGATAGCGCCCGTCGCGAGCGTAGAGCGCGTAGGCGGCCGAGTCGAACAGGTCACAGCCGAGGGCGACCGCGAGAGCGAGCATCATCGGGTGGCCCGCGCCGAACAGGTGAACCGGCGTGTCGACGCCGAGACCCCGTTTCGCGGCGGCAACAGCGTCAACCATGTCGCCGTAGCGGTAGGCGTTCATCATCGGCACGACCGCGCCGACAGGGAACACGTCGAGGTCGGACGCCGAAGCGTGACGACCGGCCTCCTCGCGGAGGTCGGGATACGTCGACCCCTGGACGGGCGCGTTGACGAGCATTTCACCCGTATCGGCGACCTCGGCGTCGGCGATAGCCTGTTTCGTGACTTCGAGGTCCTCTTCAGCCTGCTCGCGGTCGGCGTCCGGCGGAGTTGGAATATCGACCGGCGTGGCGATGTCCGTGCCGATGTCGTGTTGGAACTGCAGAATCTCCTCGGTGGTCGTATCGATTTCGCCGTACTCCGCAAGTTGGAACGACCCGGAGTCGGTCATGATGGCCCCGTGGAAATCAAGCATCTCGTGAAGCCCCACGTCGAGTGCCTCCTCTTGGAGGTGCTCGTTTTTCTTGATGATGTAGGAGTTGGTGATGAGAATCTCCGCTCCGAACTCGGATTCGAGTCGCTCCGGAGGGATAGTAATGATATTCGGGTTGACGACCGGCAGGAGGGCCGGCGTCTCGACAGTGACCCCCGCGCGAGGGACGGTCAAGCGGCCGATTCGGCCGGCGAGGTCCCCATCGCGGATTTCGAAATGGTCGCGCATGGGTTGGCGTTCCGCGAGCGCGGCGGTAAGGGTTGCGTTCGCACCTGAAGATGACGGCGCACATCGAGACACCCTATACCGTAATCGATTGCGGCAGATACTGTCAGTTCTTAAAAATAAGTTTGCATATGTCTAGCTAGTGGGCGAGAGAATTATCAAAATAGATTATTTGGGCGACTAATTTAAAAACATTTTAGCAGAACTAGGAACTCAAATGTTGGCTGAGCTATCACCACTCGAAGTAACTGGACTGGTCGTGTCCCTCGTCGGGCTCATACCAGTCGTTACGCAGTACAGAGACGAAACGAAACTGTTCACCGCAGGCTACGTGTTGCTCGTCGCTGGAATGGTGGCGACGAACGTCGAAGTGTTCCTCTTAGAACCACTGTTCAACTTCGTCGAACACGGTCTCGGCATCGGCATGGCTGGTATCACGTTCCTCGCAGCGGCGTACGTCCGCCGCCAGCAGGTCATCAATACGGAGTGAACAGAGATGGTTACACTCGCAGCACTCTTCGACGCAATCGGCACGCTCGGCTTCATCGGTGCGGCAGGACTTGGATGGCTCAACTACCGCGATAGCGACGCTGAATCACCGTTTTGGCTCACGTTCGCCTTCGGTTCCATCCTCGGCGTCATGTGGACGTTCAGCCTCGCACTCGAAAAGGCAGGGATCTACGCAGAGGTGTTTGACCTCGTGACCGGGCCGCTTATGACCGCGACGGTTGCCGTGTTCGCAATCGGCGGCACCGCGACGCTCGCAATCGTCGAGGACATGAAGGACCTCCTCGCGGACGCGGAAGCAAAGCGCGAGGAACTCGACAAACAGCGTTCAGAACTCGACGCGCTCACGTCTGACCTCGAACGGCAGGCCGAGGAATACGGCGAAGCGATGGAACAGGCCGCCGCCGGCGACCTCACCGTCCGAGTCGACGC
It includes:
- a CDS encoding ArsR/SmtB family transcription factor; translated protein: MEAVLWYVLTGTRGGENRVRILKTVEEQPRNANQLAETLDLDYKTIRHHLDVLMDNDVVQRSGDDYGAVYLPSQRCRANWETVETIVDRID
- the tgtA gene encoding tRNA guanosine(15) transglycosylase TgtA, translated to MRDHFEIRDGDLAGRIGRLTVPRAGVTVETPALLPVVNPNIITIPPERLESEFGAEILITNSYIIKKNEHLQEEALDVGLHEMLDFHGAIMTDSGSFQLAEYGEIDTTTEEILQFQHDIGTDIATPVDIPTPPDADREQAEEDLEVTKQAIADAEVADTGEMLVNAPVQGSTYPDLREEAGRHASASDLDVFPVGAVVPMMNAYRYGDMVDAVAAAKRGLGVDTPVHLFGAGHPMMLALAVALGCDLFDSAAYALYARDGRYLTVRGTEHLEDLDYLPCTCPICTEYSPDDLRAKGSEKQEQLLAEHNLHVTFAELRRIKQAIRDGDLMELVEERARSHPAMLDGYRALLDHADLLEREDPASKGAFFYVSNESAHRPEVVRHHDRMDRLTAEGHVLLTEGGTPSGDEFDATWRVVPPFGPFPRALSETYPLTAEVPERLDRDAYEQAATGVSRLVEENPDATFTLAHNDWPASALELVPESVELEALSAVSERLAEEAADEEDASATSHDISADE